One Citricoccus sp. K5 DNA window includes the following coding sequences:
- a CDS encoding thioesterase family protein, which produces MSTPYEIEMDLRWSDQDAQGHVNNAKIVTLAEEARIRFHSFLASQRQGSGEGGSIVVARQEIDYHAETRYAPAITLQVSVVRIGTKSYTLRQQGIQDGRPVFTVDSILVWLDGSGSSRALTEGERTELEAWSLPEAES; this is translated from the coding sequence GTGTCCACGCCATATGAGATCGAGATGGACCTGCGCTGGTCCGACCAGGACGCGCAGGGCCACGTCAACAACGCCAAGATCGTGACCCTGGCCGAGGAGGCACGGATCCGGTTCCACTCCTTTCTGGCGTCCCAGCGCCAGGGCAGCGGCGAGGGCGGCAGCATCGTGGTGGCCCGCCAGGAGATCGACTACCACGCCGAGACCCGGTACGCCCCCGCCATCACCCTGCAGGTGTCCGTGGTGAGGATCGGTACCAAGTCCTACACGCTGCGCCAACAGGGAATCCAGGACGGCCGCCCGGTCTTCACGGTGGACTCCATCCTGGTCTGGTTGGACGGTTCGGGCTCCTCGCGGGCTCTGACGGAGGGCGAGCGCACGGAGCTGGAGGCCTGGTCGCTGCCGGAGGCTGAGTCGTAG
- a CDS encoding TetR/AcrR family transcriptional regulator, producing MTLEPAQSRSVEVRSLVVEAAVELFSERGFEATSVDDLARAAGLSRSTYFRQVGGKEDAVFADHPPLIEELAAWMDEQPSDPWTTVCAASERVFAHLSEDLELARRRYAVVGGVQALRDREIVTERRYEQLFSGHLRRTVPGLEPVDAIGFAALVTATHNHFLRQAVRNGGDGGSGGHGDREAAAELTARYAEALDRALALVRLRFGVGSPADAETGAGPGRVPHPADDAGPATGADLADGSGRVPDPALAPGQVVVASFPTTMPSGEVLRRVREALESNSP from the coding sequence ATGACTCTGGAACCTGCGCAGTCCCGCTCCGTCGAGGTCCGATCCCTGGTGGTCGAGGCCGCCGTGGAGCTTTTCAGCGAGCGGGGCTTCGAGGCCACCAGCGTGGACGACCTGGCGCGTGCCGCCGGGCTGTCCCGTTCCACGTACTTCCGTCAGGTCGGCGGCAAGGAGGACGCGGTCTTCGCGGACCACCCGCCGCTGATCGAGGAACTCGCCGCGTGGATGGACGAGCAGCCGAGTGATCCCTGGACCACCGTGTGCGCCGCCTCGGAGCGTGTCTTCGCGCATCTGTCCGAGGACCTGGAGCTGGCGCGACGCCGCTACGCCGTGGTCGGCGGGGTGCAGGCCCTGCGTGACCGCGAGATCGTCACGGAACGCCGCTACGAGCAGCTCTTCTCCGGGCATCTGCGCCGGACCGTGCCCGGCCTCGAGCCCGTGGACGCCATCGGGTTCGCTGCCCTCGTCACGGCCACCCACAACCACTTCCTGCGCCAGGCCGTCCGCAACGGTGGCGACGGGGGCAGTGGTGGCCACGGTGACAGGGAAGCGGCCGCCGAGCTCACGGCGCGCTATGCGGAGGCGCTGGACCGGGCGCTGGCCTTGGTTCGGCTGCGTTTCGGGGTCGGTTCCCCGGCGGATGCAGAGACGGGGGCCGGCCCGGGACGTGTGCCGCACCCCGCGGACGACGCCGGCCCGGCAACGGGCGCGGACCTCGCCGACGGCTCCGGTCGGGTTCCTGACCCCGCCCTCGCACCCGGCCAGGTGGTGGTCGCGAGCTTTCCCACGACGATGCCCTCGGGCGAGGTGCTGCGCCGGGTCCGCGAGGCGCTGGAGTCGAACTCACCGTAA
- a CDS encoding DUF3052 domain-containing protein codes for MATTPEQPATPAATTAPAAPAAPQKTTAQKLFIKPTDTLHLAGGHQGLHALLDPLPEGVRLTDEITEATAVVLFAQDQRSLDGVLDDWLEPALGARVLWIGYPKGGRSDINRDTIWKDIEARGHTLNANIPLSGEWSSVRVRTAS; via the coding sequence ATGGCCACCACCCCGGAACAGCCCGCCACCCCCGCCGCCACTACCGCGCCCGCTGCACCCGCCGCACCCCAGAAGACCACCGCGCAGAAGCTCTTCATCAAGCCCACCGACACCCTGCACCTGGCCGGCGGGCACCAGGGCCTGCACGCGCTCCTGGATCCCCTGCCCGAGGGCGTGAGGCTGACGGACGAGATCACGGAGGCCACCGCCGTCGTACTCTTCGCCCAGGACCAGCGATCCCTGGACGGAGTGCTGGACGATTGGCTGGAACCCGCGCTCGGGGCCCGGGTGCTGTGGATCGGCTATCCGAAGGGCGGCCGATCGGACATCAACCGGGACACCATCTGGAAGGACATCGAGGCCCGTGGGCACACGCTGAACGCCAACATCCCGCTGTCCGGGGAGTGGTCCTCCGTGCGGGTGAGAACCGCCTCGTAG
- a CDS encoding DNA adenine methylase, whose translation MIKYLGSKRLLVPVLGAMASAAGARTAVDLFSGTTRVAQEFKRRGIRTTASDRATYTGVLAGCYIATDARDIDRTELTAILADLQGTTPARGYVTATFCEQARYFQPQNGMRIDAIRERIEDDYAGTHWYPILLTSLLEAADRVDSTTGIQMAYLKSWARRSGRDLELRVPALLDGPGAVVVGDVMDTVDTLPQADLYYVDPPYNQHRYYANYHVWETLVRWDEPEHYGVACKRVDVRDEDTRSVFNSKRTMPAALADVLTRIRSELVIVSYNDESWITADAMEQSLQEAGHEAVAVLGFDSKRYVGASIGIHSPTGEKVGKVSHLRNTELVFVAGPAEKVEAAQAAAGRSSTTGDLRDRSESVHAI comes from the coding sequence ATGATCAAGTACCTGGGCTCCAAGCGGTTGTTGGTGCCCGTGCTGGGTGCTATGGCGTCAGCGGCCGGTGCCCGCACCGCCGTCGACCTCTTCTCCGGCACCACCCGCGTGGCCCAGGAATTCAAGCGCCGGGGCATCCGCACCACGGCCTCGGATCGCGCCACCTACACCGGCGTGCTCGCCGGCTGCTACATCGCCACCGACGCGCGGGACATCGACCGGACCGAGCTGACCGCCATCCTGGCGGACCTTCAGGGCACGACGCCGGCCCGCGGCTATGTCACGGCGACGTTCTGCGAGCAGGCACGCTACTTCCAACCCCAGAACGGCATGCGGATCGACGCGATCCGCGAGCGCATCGAGGACGACTACGCGGGGACCCACTGGTACCCGATCCTGCTGACCTCCCTGCTCGAAGCCGCTGATCGCGTGGATTCCACCACGGGCATCCAGATGGCCTACCTGAAGTCCTGGGCCCGGCGCTCGGGGCGGGACCTGGAGCTGCGGGTGCCAGCGTTGCTGGACGGGCCGGGTGCCGTGGTGGTCGGGGACGTCATGGACACGGTGGACACCCTGCCGCAGGCCGACCTCTACTACGTGGACCCGCCGTACAACCAGCACCGCTACTACGCGAACTACCATGTCTGGGAGACCTTGGTCCGTTGGGACGAGCCGGAGCACTACGGGGTGGCCTGCAAGCGGGTGGACGTGCGGGACGAGGACACCCGTAGCGTCTTCAACTCCAAGAGGACCATGCCGGCGGCGCTCGCGGATGTGCTCACCCGGATCCGGTCCGAGCTGGTCATCGTGTCCTACAACGACGAATCGTGGATCACGGCGGATGCCATGGAGCAGTCCCTGCAAGAGGCGGGACACGAGGCGGTGGCCGTGCTGGGCTTCGACTCGAAGCGGTACGTCGGGGCGAGCATCGGCATCCATTCGCCCACGGGGGAGAAGGTCGGGAAGGTGTCCCACCTGCGCAACACGGAGCTGGTCTTCGTGGCCGGGCCGGCCGAGAAGGTCGAGGCGGCGCAGGCCGCGGCGGGCAGGAGTTCCACCACAGGAGACCTGCGTGACAGGAGTGAGAGTGTCCACGCCATATGA
- a CDS encoding thermonuclease family protein — protein MTAKVVTGVAVVAVVAVAAGATGVAVAQSGGSDDRDRATVVRVIDGDTIDADVNGEIQRVRLLNVDTPETKHPEKPVQCLGPEATAFLEELLAPGEQIELVYDVERTDRYDRTLAGVYKDDSLINADVAEAGLGVAVLYEPNDRFYPEVLEAQERAEEAGKGLHDAAVECTVPALAEALPPLEDLPAAIPADAAGVAAALAAAAPVIAAGEALGAALDLVESGGHVVLSRAYGGLAPELRKRSDVALPAAVAYQQELLAKEAELAEEARVAAEKAAQEKLAAEKAAAEKKAAEERAVAEQKAAEERAAEEARQAEQDRAAEAERQEAEAERQADRARERENARQAERNHSNERQPETPRRQPPSNSGYGTDADFPGYTGPRCYAPGGQAWKPC, from the coding sequence GTGACCGCCAAAGTGGTCACCGGAGTGGCCGTGGTGGCCGTGGTGGCCGTGGCGGCAGGCGCCACCGGCGTCGCGGTGGCGCAATCCGGTGGTTCGGACGACCGCGACCGGGCGACCGTGGTCCGGGTGATCGACGGTGACACCATCGACGCGGACGTCAACGGAGAGATTCAACGTGTCCGGCTGTTGAATGTGGATACGCCGGAGACCAAGCACCCGGAGAAGCCCGTTCAGTGCCTAGGTCCGGAAGCCACGGCGTTCCTGGAGGAATTGCTGGCCCCAGGTGAGCAGATCGAGCTCGTCTATGACGTCGAACGCACGGACCGATATGACCGGACCTTGGCCGGTGTCTACAAGGACGATTCGCTGATCAACGCCGATGTGGCAGAAGCCGGCCTGGGGGTGGCCGTCCTATATGAGCCGAACGATCGCTTCTACCCGGAGGTTCTCGAGGCGCAGGAACGGGCGGAGGAGGCCGGCAAGGGTCTTCACGATGCGGCCGTTGAGTGCACCGTCCCGGCCCTGGCCGAGGCACTTCCGCCCTTGGAGGATCTGCCGGCCGCCATCCCCGCAGACGCAGCCGGCGTGGCCGCAGCGCTCGCAGCGGCTGCTCCGGTGATCGCCGCCGGTGAGGCCTTGGGAGCGGCTTTGGATCTGGTCGAGTCGGGTGGGCACGTGGTCCTCTCCAGGGCCTATGGCGGACTGGCCCCGGAGTTGAGAAAGAGGAGCGACGTGGCATTGCCGGCTGCGGTCGCCTATCAACAGGAGCTGCTGGCCAAGGAAGCGGAACTGGCGGAGGAGGCCCGAGTGGCGGCAGAGAAGGCTGCCCAGGAGAAACTGGCTGCCGAAAAGGCCGCCGCGGAAAAGAAGGCCGCCGAGGAACGAGCAGTTGCGGAGCAGAAGGCCGCAGAGGAACGAGCCGCCGAAGAAGCCCGTCAAGCGGAGCAGGACCGTGCCGCAGAAGCGGAGCGGCAGGAGGCGGAAGCTGAGCGGCAGGCTGACAGGGCCCGCGAACGGGAGAACGCTCGCCAGGCAGAGCGCAACCATTCGAACGAGAGGCAGCCGGAGACACCGCGCCGCCAGCCGCCGTCGAACAGTGGTTATGGAACGGATGCTGACTTCCCGGGCTATACGGGACCCCGTTGCTATGCCCCGGGCGGCCAGGCGTGGAAACCCTGCTGA
- a CDS encoding LysE family translocator translates to MTILDAVLAFAVVAGLLTLVPGLDTALVLRSSLTRTRPYAWATAAGVATGAMVWGIAAAVGISALLTASEVAYRVLTVAGAGYMIWLGASMLWKSFRRDDDPIEGTAAAPPAAASPWQGWMVGAGTNLLNPKVGVFCIATIPQFLPPGVSPLLMGAGLAGVHCALSLAWFAVLILGGGYARRWLANTRGMAVIDRITGVVLGAFGGKLLIDSFAGGPPSSLALPGTVRY, encoded by the coding sequence ATGACGATCCTCGATGCCGTGCTGGCCTTCGCCGTGGTGGCCGGCCTCCTGACGCTGGTCCCAGGCCTGGACACGGCCCTGGTGCTGCGGTCCTCCCTGACCCGGACCCGTCCCTATGCCTGGGCGACTGCTGCGGGTGTGGCCACCGGGGCCATGGTCTGGGGGATCGCGGCCGCCGTGGGGATCTCGGCGCTGCTGACGGCGTCCGAGGTGGCATACCGGGTGCTGACCGTCGCCGGTGCCGGGTACATGATCTGGCTGGGCGCCTCGATGCTTTGGAAATCCTTCCGACGTGACGATGATCCGATCGAGGGCACCGCGGCGGCGCCCCCGGCAGCAGCCTCACCGTGGCAGGGATGGATGGTGGGGGCCGGTACCAACCTGCTCAATCCCAAGGTGGGGGTCTTCTGCATCGCCACGATCCCGCAGTTCCTCCCGCCCGGGGTCTCCCCGCTGCTCATGGGTGCGGGGCTGGCCGGGGTGCACTGCGCGCTGTCCCTGGCGTGGTTCGCGGTCCTGATCCTCGGCGGTGGCTACGCCCGCCGGTGGCTGGCCAACACGCGGGGGATGGCGGTGATCGACCGCATCACCGGCGTGGTCCTGGGTGCCTTCGGCGGCAAGTTGCTCATCGATTCGTTCGCAGGCGGGCCGCCCTCCTCGCTGGCACTGCCCGGCACTGTTCGGTATTGA
- a CDS encoding YihY/virulence factor BrkB family protein, translating to MPIKDPIDATIDAADSPEPDHGTKPDDPPKLKGASWKYAFKRALKEFGTDGGTDLAAMLTYYMVLSLAPALLAIFSIITLVLANNAETVTSLVDDLVQQYVPSDYQALVVNLVETMMNSATGGVIALVIGIATALWSASAYVKAFSRCLNTVYGVEEGRGLVKQLGTMLLTTLSLLLGVVLILVSLALSQTLVTGVLGPIAEPLGLNDILTFLTETFLPIWAWVKWPVILALVITMIALLYYLAPNVKQPKFTWIGIGSIVALVGIAIAGVALSIYLTQFAGYSSYGAIGTVMALLFVLWIFNIVLLLGAEVDAEVERARQLQAGIRAEEMIQLPPRDTVKVEKMKKARDQLEADGRVLRLTYGAEGSDGRVEHTRQD from the coding sequence GTGCCCATCAAGGATCCGATAGACGCAACGATCGACGCGGCCGACTCTCCGGAGCCGGACCACGGCACCAAGCCCGATGATCCTCCCAAGCTCAAGGGAGCCAGCTGGAAGTACGCCTTCAAACGGGCCCTGAAGGAGTTCGGGACCGACGGCGGCACCGACTTGGCCGCCATGCTCACCTACTACATGGTCCTCTCCCTGGCCCCGGCATTGCTGGCGATCTTCTCGATCATCACCCTGGTCCTGGCCAACAACGCCGAGACGGTGACCTCGCTCGTCGACGACCTCGTCCAGCAGTACGTTCCCTCCGACTACCAGGCGCTCGTGGTCAACCTGGTCGAGACGATGATGAACTCCGCCACCGGCGGCGTGATCGCGTTGGTGATCGGTATCGCGACCGCCCTGTGGTCCGCCTCGGCCTATGTCAAGGCCTTCTCCCGCTGCCTGAACACCGTCTACGGCGTGGAGGAGGGCCGGGGCCTGGTCAAGCAGCTCGGCACCATGCTGCTGACCACCCTCAGCCTGCTGCTCGGGGTGGTGCTCATCTTGGTCTCGCTGGCCTTGAGCCAGACCCTGGTGACCGGGGTGCTGGGCCCCATCGCGGAACCGCTCGGCCTCAATGACATCCTGACGTTCCTGACGGAGACGTTCCTGCCGATCTGGGCCTGGGTCAAGTGGCCCGTCATCCTGGCGCTCGTGATCACCATGATCGCCCTGCTGTACTACCTCGCGCCCAACGTGAAGCAGCCCAAGTTCACCTGGATCGGCATCGGCTCGATCGTCGCGCTCGTCGGCATCGCCATCGCCGGCGTGGCCCTGTCCATCTACCTGACGCAGTTCGCCGGCTACAGCTCCTACGGGGCCATCGGCACCGTGATGGCTCTGCTCTTCGTGCTCTGGATCTTCAACATCGTGCTGCTGCTCGGCGCGGAGGTGGATGCGGAGGTGGAACGCGCACGGCAGCTGCAGGCCGGCATCCGGGCCGAGGAGATGATCCAGCTCCCGCCGCGGGACACCGTCAAGGTGGAGAAGATGAAGAAGGCCCGGGACCAGCTCGAGGCCGACGGGCGCGTGCTGCGCCTGACCTACGGCGCCGAAGGCAGCGATGGCCGCGTGGAGCACACCCGCCAGGACTGA
- a CDS encoding malonic semialdehyde reductase, with protein MTETVLNTEATPMEPVDPKALDQLFHDARTANTFSDEPVSAETLRAIYELTKMGPTMMNLQSLRITWVQSAEQRARLMTHGGGNAPKTEAAPAVAVLSWDADWHENFPVFFPHAPERKELFTDADARALIARQNAWLAAGYFMLAVRAQGLAAGPMTGWDFAGVDADFNAGTTWNAFMVVNVGKPGADAWFPRLPRLDEELAVQTV; from the coding sequence GTGACCGAGACCGTGCTGAACACCGAGGCCACCCCGATGGAGCCCGTGGACCCGAAGGCGCTGGACCAGCTGTTCCATGACGCCCGCACGGCCAACACCTTCTCGGACGAGCCGGTCTCCGCGGAGACCCTGCGGGCCATCTACGAGCTCACCAAGATGGGCCCGACCATGATGAACCTGCAGTCGCTGCGCATCACCTGGGTCCAGTCGGCGGAGCAGCGGGCCCGGCTCATGACCCACGGCGGCGGCAATGCGCCCAAGACCGAGGCCGCGCCGGCTGTGGCCGTGCTGTCCTGGGACGCTGACTGGCACGAGAACTTTCCGGTGTTCTTCCCACACGCACCCGAGCGCAAGGAGTTGTTCACGGACGCGGACGCCCGCGCGCTGATCGCCCGCCAGAACGCCTGGCTGGCGGCCGGTTACTTCATGCTCGCCGTCCGGGCGCAGGGACTGGCCGCCGGACCGATGACCGGCTGGGACTTCGCCGGCGTGGACGCCGACTTCAACGCCGGGACCACCTGGAATGCCTTCATGGTGGTCAACGTCGGCAAGCCCGGCGCCGACGCCTGGTTCCCGCGCCTGCCCCGCCTGGACGAGGAACTCGCGGTCCAGACCGTCTGA
- a CDS encoding acyl-CoA dehydrogenase family protein → MIENPARSERASGAAGSPFPGATEPAFDVTSPLDIDYYGAFRAIPAADREIWERTRKAATAVADQMAMGWDRHEYPIEAATSLGRHQLFNDGLTHPDLEQFSPLATGLVNMELSRVDGSLGTVLAVQGGLALRTLVYFGSQEQQERYVKRIAAGEVLGSFALTEPDHGSDSSGLATRATRTAAGWVLRGAKKWIGNGASGGVTFVWARVDSEGEEDHGAVRCFLVPQETPGYRAEVIAGKGALRAIDQALIHLDDVELPAEALLPGAHSFKDTSRVLYATRAGVAWSALGHATACFESALAYSQQRVQFGKKLAQHQMVQEKLTRLLSHLVAMQMYCVNLAHLESEGTLRPTQASLAKYHNTRTARLIASEARDMLGGNGILLENGVIRHQADIEAIHTYEGTESVQALLIGRDLTGFSAFA, encoded by the coding sequence ATGATTGAGAACCCTGCCCGCTCCGAGCGTGCGTCTGGCGCCGCCGGATCGCCGTTTCCAGGCGCCACTGAACCCGCCTTTGACGTCACGAGCCCACTGGACATCGACTACTACGGCGCCTTCCGGGCCATCCCCGCCGCTGACCGAGAGATCTGGGAGCGGACGCGCAAGGCTGCCACCGCCGTCGCCGATCAGATGGCCATGGGCTGGGACCGCCACGAATACCCCATCGAGGCGGCCACCAGCCTCGGGCGCCACCAGCTGTTCAACGACGGACTGACCCACCCGGACCTGGAGCAGTTCTCCCCGCTGGCTACGGGTCTGGTCAACATGGAGCTTTCCCGCGTGGACGGCTCCCTGGGCACCGTGCTGGCGGTCCAGGGTGGGCTCGCGCTGCGCACCCTCGTGTACTTCGGCAGCCAGGAGCAGCAGGAGCGGTACGTGAAGCGCATCGCCGCGGGGGAGGTGCTCGGATCCTTCGCGCTGACCGAGCCGGACCACGGTTCAGACTCCTCGGGACTGGCCACCCGGGCCACCCGCACCGCAGCCGGCTGGGTGCTGCGCGGGGCCAAGAAATGGATCGGCAACGGGGCATCGGGCGGTGTGACCTTCGTCTGGGCACGCGTGGACTCCGAAGGCGAGGAGGACCACGGAGCGGTCCGCTGTTTCCTCGTCCCGCAGGAGACCCCCGGCTACAGGGCCGAGGTCATCGCCGGCAAGGGCGCCCTGCGCGCCATCGACCAGGCCCTGATCCACCTGGACGACGTGGAACTGCCCGCGGAGGCCCTGCTGCCCGGTGCGCACTCGTTCAAGGACACCTCCAGGGTCCTCTATGCCACCCGCGCCGGCGTGGCGTGGTCCGCGCTCGGCCATGCCACGGCCTGCTTCGAGTCCGCGCTGGCCTACTCGCAGCAGCGGGTGCAGTTCGGCAAGAAGCTGGCCCAGCACCAGATGGTCCAGGAGAAGCTGACCCGGCTGCTCTCCCACCTCGTGGCCATGCAGATGTACTGCGTGAACCTGGCCCACCTCGAGTCCGAGGGCACCCTGCGGCCCACCCAGGCGTCCCTGGCGAAGTACCACAACACGCGTACCGCACGCCTGATCGCCTCCGAGGCCCGGGACATGCTCGGCGGTAACGGCATCCTGCTGGAGAACGGGGTCATCCGCCACCAGGCGGACATCGAGGCAATCCACACGTACGAGGGCACAGAATCCGTGCAGGCACTGCTGATCGGCCGCGACCTCACCGGGTTCAGCGCCTTCGCCTGA
- a CDS encoding enoyl-CoA hydratase/isomerase family protein, whose translation MSTDQGQIRVEVRDGVGNVVLDRPSHRNALSRHMCRSLVEALAVLDADPDVGVVAISGTGGDFCAGAGLDTFDEVLFDGAPPLADARPTASIPEPPEAEKAPDAATVGVPDTGVDRLSEADAAIRAVRKPTVSLVEGICMGGGWQIAAAADLLIASTTARIAITPSKLGIIYPRSGLERLVDRVGLDRAKYLLVTAAEVTPRQAAEWGLITLLIPAEDFAEQSATTVRTIQSRSLFSTVTQKRLLDSYAHRVATPCGESKEDEVDAYEADWNRSWAEFRSGEDLAEGRRAFAAKEQPVFTWRLGRGQPARM comes from the coding sequence ATGAGCACCGACCAGGGCCAGATCCGCGTGGAGGTGCGCGACGGCGTCGGGAACGTGGTGCTGGACCGTCCCAGCCACCGCAACGCGCTGAGCCGGCACATGTGCCGGTCGCTCGTGGAGGCGCTGGCCGTGCTGGACGCCGACCCGGACGTGGGCGTGGTGGCGATCTCGGGAACCGGCGGCGATTTCTGCGCCGGGGCCGGGCTGGACACCTTCGATGAGGTCCTGTTCGACGGTGCTCCCCCGCTGGCCGACGCCAGGCCCACGGCGTCGATTCCGGAGCCGCCAGAGGCAGAGAAGGCTCCAGATGCCGCAACCGTAGGCGTGCCAGACACAGGTGTCGACCGGCTCAGCGAGGCAGACGCGGCCATCCGTGCGGTGCGCAAGCCGACCGTGTCCCTCGTGGAAGGGATCTGCATGGGCGGTGGATGGCAGATAGCCGCCGCTGCCGATCTACTCATCGCCTCCACCACCGCCCGGATTGCCATCACTCCGTCCAAACTGGGCATCATCTACCCGCGCTCGGGACTGGAACGGCTGGTGGACCGGGTGGGCTTGGACCGGGCCAAATACCTGCTGGTGACCGCCGCCGAAGTGACCCCGCGCCAGGCCGCGGAGTGGGGGCTGATCACCTTGCTGATCCCGGCGGAGGACTTCGCCGAGCAGTCCGCCACGACGGTACGGACCATCCAGTCGAGATCCCTGTTCTCCACGGTGACCCAGAAGCGCCTGCTCGACAGCTACGCCCATCGGGTCGCGACGCCCTGCGGCGAGAGCAAAGAGGATGAAGTCGATGCCTACGAGGCGGACTGGAACCGCTCTTGGGCCGAATTCCGGTCCGGAGAGGATCTTGCCGAAGGGCGCCGGGCCTTCGCTGCCAAGGAGCAACCCGTGTTCACCTGGCGCCTGGGCCGAGGCCAGCCGGCCCGCATGTAG